The nucleotide sequence actcttacataattaaaaaagtaaatgaaaagtgcatttaatttttaatttttttttaattctttatctTTGCAAAAACAGGTTTTCAAATCCTCAattaatatgctgttataaacaaaagcaatacttttctttttgtttgtttgttagatctcatcgtcTAAGGTAAGCACTGTCTTTTTTCTGATGATTTCGATCAGGGTGGTGACATaacctctgaaaaatgcgaccagttttagtgttaattttttcctgttttcgtccacatttcacgagatatcttcaaaactacgtagattgccaatttggagttttcggttgcctcttcgttattaagttggctttcattttgtattagtattttttgctaattcattctacaatgacagaaaatagctaataaactcaaaagttttttcggctcactagaaacatatgggaaacataggaaatgtcatgcccttcgataaaaaaataatcCCCGTAGTTctttattcatgaaaatgttaaaattttgaaattggagCCCTAGTATCCGAATAAACGCTTGACCGACGTCGTATTTTATacatgttctgaaaaggccttgacctCAGCaagaatatactaaaatttaagctcaatcggatgagatttttgttttggcAGTTATTCAAATTGGCGGACAGAAATGTCAAATCAAGACGGctactataggggagaccggggtacaattagccaggggcagaagtagacagtggatttttctcggttcccttaaaatgtaccttgagcaaagtattttttaatgaaagtaagaacacatccccatattccgagaaatatttataagtctgatcctgttatcctagaatttagaagcatttttataaaatgggtataaaactgcagttttgatgtttcagtttttggaccagcatttggttttctgagtttgtagtcaagatttcatagttttacctcgtttctggtttaataaacctaattaaaaaatatttttcactttgataataattatccaattttttatataagatgaaaaacactaaaacagccctcggggcagttgtagacactcttccgtggccggataaaactatcaatgatttttcactaatacatggataattgttagatgaaagagtactattgatattccaagcaatattgccattcggatgaaaaatttgtgagatagattttttcaggatattttcatcaattttgccgcaattacaaaaatgtcataaaaaagtcggctaaagtctttttcattaggtttaagttacatatttagtatcagtgggcttcagtggatcAAGTGAAATAACACTTAGTATTcccagttttaaaatttcgtctggaaaactggtggcaaatagcaccccgaaagtggctaaatctacccaggccggggcaggtgtagccaatgtgtcatacttttttcattatcctctctagaaaaagccaaggatttgagagctctgaactatacggttttatacagccaatatcttaatgctacttatgaaacataaaaacattagacaaactttatcattttttcacaaatcatgcgcgaaaaaaaagcttcatttgctggctaattctacccctgtctcccctaccatcttgtagatctcggtcattttatcttaaaatcccaaaaaattggataatttttacccaatatacttctataataaagctttagaaagaccattatatgcaattttctaacataaatcatgcattcttaggaagataatagtgaaaaaaaagtattttaataaaaataatgaacaaaatcgaagtggattattcttgccagataaatttagaatagatttgggcaatttactactctgaaatcgattttggaattgcacaagggggagatattagggtcggaagtggtgtacagctgaaaaagaagtgcttggaagtctttggaagtgggagtgcccaaaaataaaatcttcTCAGCCTAATTCCGAATTTTGCAGACTAAATATACGTTACTTTTAGCTCAGATGTTAAATTCGAGTGGCCGAAAAAGTTTGTTAACATTTTACAAGTTCGCCTATGAAAATAAAACGGAGTAAATAatgctaaaatttattatagatTAATTTGTGTTGTAATTTCTCCTAAGAAATATTCAGTTGAAGGTTATgaatttattcacaaattttttgatttatgaaaaatgtgtcttcttcattacaatataattttccttaatttttacaggagtttcaaattcatgtagttgttcggaaaaaaatgatttagcTCTTGCAGTTGagtttgaatcaatttgatttttttttctaatttatcgtaTGTAATttatattggatgattgcataagttcatgGGACTTTTTCGCGAATATCGTTACTTAATGCGTATCCCGTAGGTTTCCTCGAGCATTTATGTTACTTTTTTGCTTTTACTGGTAAGATTATAATATTGTCTTACATTCCTCTAATGCTAAGTATATCCTTCTAATAAGTCGAAACGTCCTTTGAAGGATTATTACAAAATACATAAAGAACGAAAACGTGCCTTTGTAGTATTTAATGTTAgtcgaattttggaaaggtctaatTGATGAACTTCCACTAAAAAAGCAATTTGGGAGTTTATTTAGCTCGCGTTTAAATGATTGAAGAATGGcttagaaaatttcaatttaaggaTTTATTATTGAAAAGATCAACTTTATTTTAGACGTTCTCTAACACTGATGGCAATATTGGGAGTATTCGAgtggaaaaaaattatccaatagaAGAGATTATcaagatttttgaaaacaataattcgatctatttcgctatttagaaaagctaGGATGTATTTGAAAGCGCGATACATGGGTGCcacattttttcactgaaaggaataaggagAACTGTCGGAACTGTATGAACTGTATTGATGGATTAGATCATGGATTGGATGGATAACATATTGATTGGATGTTATGAActgtacataacatatccctatataggCTAGTCCACAGGTCCTGTCTAGATCCAGAccctaaacctctagtctaaagatcATTTTACCTTGCAAACCATTTTTAGACTAAGTATCTTCTCCCTGAGTGTAACAAAAAATCCTCCAATTTTTCAAAAGCGACCCTTCTTAGACaaacacagttttttttaaataaaaatctatctTTTCATTTGGTATTAAAAACTTACAATTAGGGTATAACGAGAGGGGGCGTGGGTGGAATAGAGGGACAAAAATCACATATGTATTGCTTTATCATCGTCCAGATATTTTGGGGATTTGCTCGTTTCTGAGCAGTTTTCACTCTGAGTCCTACTTTCAGGCTCCTCGGCCTCCCTTGGCCGACTGTCTGGTTCGGTTTCTGACGTGAAACCGGCATTTTCAAAGGCAGGTGACCCCACGGCGATCGTATAGGGTGGCGGAAGATCGGAGTCTGTTGAGGTCGCCGCGGCGGAATCATAGGAAGGCGGTGCAATGCCGGCTTCCACGGATTGAGAGCGGAAGTTGAAATTATGACGAGTCTCATAGCGTGGCGGTCGATCCCGCAAACGTTGAAGGATTCTGATTTGGATGGACGACAGGGAAGCACGTTCTGCGGACAATCTTCCTCTTTCGTCACTCAAAAGTCCTTGATTTCTCGGTCTGTCTGATCTGGAGAAGCAAAAGCAGGGGTTATCTCTTTAGTGGTGGCATTAGTCAGGGGGCTTTCAGGGGACTTACAGTGATCGCTTAGAACACATCCGGAAGAGCAGGGTGGCCAAGGCTGCGATACCGATTATCAGAGCAGCTGACAGGGCGATTTGAGACGCTGTGGCAAAGATAATGTGACCACCATGGGGACATAGGAGCCCCCCATTCTCCTTCTGTTTGCATCTGGTGCAGATATTTTGGACACAGAATATATCCTCCCCGAAGCAGCAATTCTCTAAGCATGGCTGTCCTTCCACTGAAATTGTCCAGAGATCGTAAAATCTTGACAATttttagaatataaaaatttctaaaCTTACTTGGACATCTCTTGCAAAATTCCTTCCCAGGAGCATATTCCTGAGGGATGGAGAATTCATCGCATTCACAGATCCCATTATTGCAGATCTGACTGTTTCGGCACGGATTATCTTCAGAGCAGGAAATCCCCAGAACCCCTGAAAGATATACAGATTTCAAattattcaatgaaaaattctgataggagtaataaattttcaatgattgtGATCTTTATGGTTGGTTCTCACGTGAACCTCTTTATCATAAGAAAAAAACGTCGCGTAAAGCTTATACAAGTTATTTTGGATCAGAGACTTTGATAAGgcttatttcttcaatttttaagaaGAATTATGCAATCTATTTGCATTCACCATATTATTAGAAGATATTCAGTATCATTCTAAGTTTAGGCATGAAgataaatgatattttaaaattccttatatattaaataaatcaaatttaaactTCTTAAAGTATTTCTACGCATTTTGCATTGTTTTCTTAAATTCGGATTAGTGGACTACTAATGGACTGTACGTGAGTACAAATATTAGTGagtataaatatttgaaaattttcttttgaggcTAGGTCATACTTAATCTCAAGTCGAATAATTACTTTACGAAAaacgattaaaaaaaacaatacaaaaaatataaaatgaaaatgaaactatgcAGAACTAATTCATCATTAAGCTTGTTTTTCACTAATATTTACACATTAATTAAGAGGTGTAAGTACACAGTTCAATCTGTACTAAAATACTAAAAACTATACACAATCACCCCGTGAccttaaataaaaaatggaagtaGTTCGTATAGTTTTATGCTGGAATAATGACTGTTCtaagatataaaattttcataataaactaggacaaacatttttttaaagttaactAATCTtcagcgatttttttttagatttactattgaatgtaaaaaaaaatacagagaaAAATTCTAggataaattgttttttttttaatttgaaaataatttgtggCAGTTTGTTAGTTAAGCACTGAACTTATCTTCTTTTTTAGCGTACACATATGGCATATGTTTCGGGTCTTATCATtcgctttaactttgaaaaaaaaacgaaagattttatattcttaattTGGCTCGAAAATACGATTTCAGTAAcgtaaatcaataaaaatatttttacttacgTGAGGTTAATCGGTATGACCTCTATTCAAAAATTCAGTATCCAAAAAagcatttctttttattaattattacagGTATAGGGGTTTTATTTCTTATCAATAAATAACGctggatattttaaaatattttctgagaaatctgaaaaaatgtattctaCAGTTGGCATGTTTAAAAGCTGATCACTTTCTTCTATACAAACggttttttgaagttttcatAATAAAGTTTCGAAAATGATAAGTCGGTAGCAGCCGTAACGCAGCATAATTGAGGagaaaaatgtttgaatttaataaatattaaaattattcgtTTCAGATTGCATATTACACGCACCTATATTTTCACTTATAATTTTTCACTACATTTTCTGAAATatgcatttcaaaatttaaaaaattcatccgTTGGAGCCTGATTTTCGGAGATGggttttgaagaaaataaaaaaaaaatacttttcggtGGGTAAGATTTCTCGGAGTTTATTCATCGAACGTCAAAAAAACTAAAcatttcctgttagctaatgagttaaactcatacttgaacggtagaattttttcattattttgttaTACGCGTTTCAGAccaaaggtgtctacacattataagaaatttctatcaaaaatgagcttcaagaagtgttcttcaagaaaattgcctacacattggtgagaatttttgacaaaaagatggattcttgaagaaaatttgtctaatgtgtagacaaatttcttcaaaaatcatatccaattgaaggaaatttccatcaagaatttttgaaagaaattatcggctacacattggaataaaattcatcaaagtcattcttgacagaattcttgaaggaaaccatcacgattcaagattgtttttcacgaaaatttgttattttctgctggaaaaagtgagaaaagcgtttggtgaagttccttgggatagtatttagtgaatttgtgaagaaaatcttctaaatatgcaagggaatagtgtttttctggagatgtcgttcctggtggaatccaacccagccttgaaggaacatttcctgtgattttcctccagaaattgccggaagttaatccatctgtgtattcttgaggtgttccacagtacagtggcctcgtactccatggattgcaagatggatggaaaggagaaaatttacgggcactttggaatctctgccttggttaccaatcaaaacaagagctaaccagagccaccgaggagatctcaatgcaaacgagagctgtccggagctaccagaagccatcacttgaacccccagaagaacatcagaatgatcttttatatcattcactttctcaaccactaggaactctgtgggattgcttcctttcgagaacatcagaactggatagccacatgccttcaattcctcatgtcaatggaacatggaacccagtaaataaatcagtagtggaattattttggaacatccatggaattttcacaggaatattcttctattatattaattttaaaaaaaactacattttttacataatagagatcctttatgtaatttttttttatttattaaggggtccatctggaagatgattgccccgcctttatgtaatttctaatgattatttataaaaaattcctacttttaataacataatgcaataaaggacttttaatttagaagattacgtggatttttaaatatttaggtttgcttatttttagtagtggaaaatatatctgatgtggggatattataatataatacaagcggtttaaaataaatgaactaaaaaaaaatctagtataatatgttaagagcagtttcccaaaaattaaataaaatttatttcaattttaatttcgcattaaaattcaaataagagacagcctttgaaatttattgtcttttttgatcagtaaaaagtttcattcaagtttttaacgcttgtggaaaggattttatcaatatcaggaggatttttttatgagatcttaagagtattttccaaaaattacactttaagaCTCCCAAAAAAATCGAGTTTTGAATCTAGTACTTTACAtttcattatgttattaaaagtaggaatttttaataaataatcattagaaattacataaaggcggggcaaacatcttccagatggaccccttaataaataaaaaaaaattacataaaggatctctattatgtaaaaaatgtagttttttttaaaattaatataatagaagaatattcctgtgaaaattccatggatgttccaaaataattccactactgatttatttactgggttccatgttccattgacatgaggaattgaaggcatgtggctatccagttctgatgttctcgaaaggaagcaatcccacagagttcctagtggttgagaaagtgaatgatataaaagatcattctgatgttcttctgggggttcaagtgatggcttctggtagctccggacagctctcgtttgcattgagatctcctcggtggctctggttagctcttgttttgattggtaaccaaggcagagattccaaagtgcccgtaaattttctcctttccatccatcttgcaatccatggagtacgaggccactgtactgtggaacacctcaagaatacacagatggattaacttccggcaatttctggaggaaaatcacaggaaatgttccttcaaaggctgggttggattccaccaggaacgaaatctccagaaaaacactattcccttgcatatttagaagattttcttcacaaattcactaaatactatcccaaggaacttcaccaaacgcttttttcactttttccagtagtgaaacaacaaattttcgtgaaaaacagtcagaagaggtagagacttggaaatgatggcaatctgtcaaaaaaatttttgatggaaaataaaaaacccaatgtggaagcatttttcttcaaaaattccttcaaaaatatgaatttttctttaaaaaattcttgaaataattcttgatgaaatcagctccaatgtgtagacacctttaggcTTTCCCGTATGCCTctgtttttttaagttttcattAGGCAAGTTTCTTTAGAACATTTTGAACATTAAAACAAATGACctgttaaaataaaaaaaaaacactcaaatTACTTgttatttggaatttttgaaatttgaagaTTCTCGAGAACTGAACTAAACCTATAGTCCGAAACTTTTgtataattatgtaataaaaattaattattaaaaatatatagacTTCCTAACTAAGCCagaaaatcttgattttgaCGTATGAGGAAGGTTTGGAATGCGAGTCGAAAGCCTTGGAGTCATATCGTCTTGTTCTAAACTGCTTCATACCCCTGGTactatttattgattttcataTTATCGAACTGCTCGTCGGCATTTactaagtattaataaaaatagtttaCGAGTTTGAAATTTATCCTGAAATCATATCTCTCTAACAGTTACTATTTGCCAAGACATGCATCGAAAACACATttttactgaatttaaatttattgcatttagTCATATTCACTTTCAGAAGAAATGTCAGTAAGATTGGAACCATTAGAACTAAGTGGACAAAAGACAATATTAAATGAATATAGAAACtttgtaatcgcagtaaatgtgatttttgtgataaCCGTCTTGAGACGATCTTATCTCATAGAGggttaatttttctaagattttcaagttttaatatatttttttagttcacaaaatataaaaagaaaataataatattaaaattcattcaGCAAtgtgataatttgaaaatttctcagatttgagtttaaatatttactatatagtaaaagctagatttacaaaaaatatcctagattcttaCAACCTTACACTTTGTGATTATCcacaaactttgaaaaaaaaaatggcttcagatattcagaaaaaaaaaatcatttcttctATGGGGCACCAagcgcctcgagtgggtcagtggatagagcagtggctctgtgactgcgaggtcgtgggttcgtggctgagcggcagcagaaaaaagatttctcatgccatatcggcttcgaattcgtccagtgaatgaatgaatagtaatgtcaatggtgcatattggcaaaaaaagtgaaccgcctaaaaacaatagaggctggtacgaaaacgagtttcgatgtgaaagtagtacttcaatcgatacaaatattcgctgtcactgatcccaaacacacaccgagaagggatgctgtgatatagtaacggcactgattgtccacacagagctgcgatatagagcgactacccgtatcgggggataagatagaataggagtggggaagcataaggggcccaattggtggcctggatgcatcggaatatccgaaatggagaactgacccctggcaaaatcttatcttatcttatggGGCACCAATATTGCAGTCGTCCCTAAAAAGTtttaattcaaaactattttcaaTCAAATAATGCACagtaactaaaatatttttatggttttaaattaagtattaggtgagattcttaacaatctcacctactataatcctaacaaaatttcatgtcctccgatcgcgctcaaacttggccaaaatgtgtttcgccacttcctgatcacgaatatatggggggctaagttacgttcccggccggccggccggccgtccggccgctctttggagcttaatagctcctaaactaaaaaagatatcgacttgcggttttcggcaaaggttaaatatcgtatgaaaattgcaacttggtgcattgaccccccaccccccacccctccttctgccattttgaagacacccctttttttgttttctcaatagctccggccctatggcatcgagcgggctcaaattttagtatgttatagctgggccttagagctttccatcaataccaaacttaaggtcccccgacccccctgacccgagctataagggtccaaaaaaattttcttaaaatggccataactccggttctaattgtcagaatttaaaaaatgagggctttttagaaagctctcgtgaaatgccactttctcttctaacatcgcaagttcataaaaccaccgctaggggcgctattattaaaaagaaaatttttaaatcttaaaagttaaataactcaaaaattccttatgcaatcgggctgaaattttagtatgttgtagccgttgattatacctatcaaacaaaaaaaaccttaagtcgatccataacccctgacccgagctataaggggtcaaagttcgaacattgaccggcctctatctccggttctaattaacatatcgacataaattttacctttttggtttcgtctcgatgagcactttcagatggaagttcaaaaagtcactacaggtggcgctgtgatagcgtcaaaattcatcgaaattcaaagtcacttttctcaaaagcggcattgtgcaagttaatgaaattttagtatgttgtagtccagtctaggacgtttccaaaatggtgcaaatgtgcgctgtggtttcaatagaaccggagatatgagaggtcaaagttcacaaaattcaaaaaatcatatctccggttctatgtgaccgattttaatgaatgagggcttaaacgaaagatctcaccaaatgctacaactttctagaatatttgaacttcgtgggaccaacaccaggggcgccacagtcaaaaaacgaatttcaatatcacataacctcaattatctcgactgtcgctgaaccgattttgatgattacttcgacataattgtagaggacatttgtctctacatttcgtccatacatcattttccactcagactacgctatcactccgattttgccgtttaagtgtgaaaaaattgatttttcccataataacgctttgaaatcactcagatgccaatttgactgcctctactccaccaagacacttaaaatatggttttaaatgggaagtcccacagaatacaacaattctttgatatagttgaagttcaacaaatgactacttggggcactctggatgaaaaaacgagttaagaaacaaaaaacctcgattatcttggcttctgagtaatcgatgagatcatgttctatggaaaaattatagagaacattctggtctacatttcacccatataacacttttctgtcagttcatccaaatccttgatattttggtttaaatacaaaatttgtataatttcacgaatttgattcaagataactgaatggcgtctcccaacttcagctctaaatcgaatttgcatgcactccgagttagctcacgttaagaatctcacctacataagccggttaggattatctgtccctttaatctTGATTACGgtcttaaattgttttttttcatactaaatcttgcaattttttaatatttagattATTTAGATATTAGATCCTAATCAgcgatttttctttaatttaacaTAGCCTTAAAGTTTATGCAATATTTGACAACATTTGGGATTGGTTAGACCTTTATCAAATAAAAGATTCGGCAATAAAATTGTTGTAATGAAATCTCATGATTGTACATTTCGCAAAATTTAAGAACATTTAAGATAATcagaattaatatttaaaaaaaaagttagacaTTTAAAGCATAAAGCTGTTTAAGCagtttattacttctttttaaattaaaaataaatttattaagtaaTTACGAAATAATATCTTTTACTTAATTTACCTCGGTCTAAAAATTCTatctaatttgttttttttatttttaatggctctggtacaccttttagatcaataaaatttcatgaagtcgaaattcgaaaccatGTCTTTCTCACACgatttgcatatgactatctcattctttctcgtaccaaattcgat is from Phlebotomus papatasi isolate M1 chromosome 1, Ppap_2.1, whole genome shotgun sequence and encodes:
- the LOC129798281 gene encoding uncharacterized protein LOC129798281; the encoded protein is MLLRKSAKNVWKSCWSVFIVFPFLIQTLAAQSNYIGVLGISCSEDNPCRNSQICNNGICECDEFSIPQEYAPGKEFCKRCPMEGQPCLENCCFGEDIFCVQNICTRCKQKENGGLLCPHGGHIIFATASQIALSAALIIGIAALATLLFRMCSKRSLSDRPRNQGLLSDERGRLSAERASLSSIQIRILQRLRDRPPRYETRHNFNFRSQSVEAGIAPPSYDSAAATSTDSDLPPPYTIAVGSPAFENAGFTSETEPDSRPREAEEPESRTQSENCSETSKSPKYLDDDKAIHM